TTTGACAGGTCAGGGTTGGACTGAACGTTCTTACTGATCATGTGCAGGTCTTTGTCTTCTGGAAAATACCCGCACACCATCACAAACAGCAGGATCCCCAATGACCAAACTGTCGCCGGCTTTGCATGGTACCTGCCGTCGACATCAAACTCCGGTGGACAGAAAATTTCTGTGCCTAGAAAGAAgagattttatatttaatgcatttatacagCAGGATGTGTTTCAGTGAGCTAAACACGCTGCTGGCAAACATACCATTGAAGGCCACGTAGGCAGAATCCTTCATGAGCGTGCCGCACCCGAAGTCGATCAACTTGACCTCCAACGTGTCGGGGTTCACTATGAGGTTCTCCAGTTTTATATCTCGATGGAAGACTCCACGCTCGCAGCAAATCTTAGAGGCATGAATGACCTGAGACATAACATTTCGTGCCATCTCTTCATTGAGCCTTCGTTGGAGCTTCACAAAACTAAACATGCTCATGCTTGGCACGGGCCGCTCAAAGACCATGACATAGTGGTCCGGGTCATCCTGCCAGTCCAGCAGCTTAATTATCTGTGGAACACGGGGGCCCTTATTAGCCATGAGTGTCAGGCCGATCTCCATGGGAAGGTGTTTGGGATGACCAGGCTAAAAGGACAAAGTTACATTAACATGAATTTAAGATTTCAGAAATGGAAACAGTAACTGAGAAGCAATGATATACAGAGTGCAGGCTACTCACAACTCTTAAATATGGCATATTTGGAGTCTTTTCAGCAATTTTCACAGCCACCTGAGCAACAAGGCAAAGAATTAACAATAAGCATTTGCACAGAGGTCATTCCATTCATAAATcggagtaaaaataaataaataaaccttaagGCCATCCTTGCAGCGAGTCCCTGCATGTACGTGGCTGTTGCTTCCTTCACCCAGCTTGGAGCCAAATTCATATCGCCAGAAAATGTGGTCTATTAGAAGATAAACAAATGTAGGtagaatgaaatacattttttagcattttatcatttataataacattttctaCTTCACAAACATGTATTATCCTTACTGTTCTCCGGCTCCTCCGCTTCATCATCTTCAGAGGAGCTAGCTGGAGTGTGGACGTCCTGAGGTTGGAGGACGCCCTCCTCAGCAGCAGGGAGGACTTCAGAGACTGGAGCTTCTCCATGATCATGAATCTCTACAATTTGCTGTAGAGAAATCTGGTCTACAGAGGGGAATACCAATAGTATGAATCCAGTCTGATATGAATACACTATTGCTTACTCAAATTAGTCAAATCTTTATTTACGGCACTTTTGAAAAATTGTGAATGTGATAATTGTTTTATAGATTATGGCAGTAAACTTACCCTTGACCAGTTCTGCTTTGTCATCTTCAGCAGAATTTACTGGAGCATCGATGTCCTGATGTTGGAGGACGCCctgctccagctgatcctcagcAGCAGGGAGGACTTCAGAGACTGGAGCTTCTCCATGATCATGAATCTCTACAATTTGCTGTAGAGAAGACTGGTCTACAGAGGGGAATACCAATAGTATGAATCCAGTCTGATATGAATACACTATTGCTTACTCAAATtagtcacatttttatttatggcACTTTTGAAAAATTGTGAATGTGATAATTGTTTTATAGGTTATGGCAGTAAACTTACCCTTGACCAGTTCTGCTTTGTCATCTTCAGCAGAACTTACTGGAGCATCGACGTCCTGATGTTGGAGGACGTCCTGCTCCATCTGATCCTCAGCGATGAGGACTTCAGAGACTGGAGCTTCATGAAGATCACAGATCTCTATAATGTGCTGTAGAGATGACTGATCTAAAGAAGGGAATACCAGTAATATTTATAGAATA
The sequence above is a segment of the Carassius gibelio isolate Cgi1373 ecotype wild population from Czech Republic chromosome A20, carGib1.2-hapl.c, whole genome shotgun sequence genome. Coding sequences within it:
- the LOC127938136 gene encoding serine/threonine-protein kinase pim-2-like, translating into MPYLRVPGHPKHLPMEIGLTLMANKGPRVPQIIKLLDWQDDPDHYVMVFERPVPSMSMFSFVKLQRRLNEEMARNVMSQVIHASKICCERGVFHRDIKLENLIVNPDTLEVKLIDFGCGTLMKDSAYVAFNGTEIFCPPEFDVDGRYHAKPATVWSLGILLFVMVCGYFPEDKDLHMISKNVQSNPDLSKECCQMICSCLQHDPQQRLILEEMLLHDWFMVLRV